From the Anopheles stephensi strain Indian chromosome X, UCI_ANSTEP_V1.0, whole genome shotgun sequence genome, the window acagcagaaccgcctcatccgatttttacacatcagcaacctgtaccgcGAACTATACATTTATAGCACAATAGTTTCCATATTACAAAAAGAAtaatagttaagcaatagttaagccatagtttttaccacacatatgtaacaatagacaggaaagaggcgaatgaagtctcgaagacccaaagcctctataaataaacgaaaaaaaaatcattgctATACAGTAACATTAAGTAATTGCTGAATAGTTGCAAGACCTTCACGCTATCAAGTTTTTTATAATACGGTAAATCTGGTTTACTAAGTTTCTTAAATAATGGCAtgaccgtttttcttttcttagcAATATGACACAGATGGTTCCATTGCTTTGAAACGATATAACAGTTCTTAACCTTGTGTTCTAAATCTTCTATTTGGCCGCATGCATCACAATTAGGATTGGGTgctattttatatttatgtttGAGTACTtttgtgtatagtttttcaTTTACTAATAAGTAGAGAACACTTCTTTGATTTGAGTTCAGTTTGTTATCATTTATGTTTCTCcaaatttttttccaattttctgtAGGATCTTTTATAGTTATAGAAGGAGGAGGAAGTGAGTTTAATATGAATTGGTACATGATTTTAGCAGTAGACTTTTGTATATCTATGTTGGGCATATATGCTAGCTctaattttatgatttttatacATGGATAAGATAGTGGAATATCTGCTAAATTTGGTGGTTTTTCAATGTTTGTTAATAATTTCAAGCTAAATGGCATGCAATCTTTTTCTTGCATGTGTCGGTTTATAAGCAGTGCTTTCAGTTTTAGTTGAGGTACCAAAAGGTTTAGGCCCCCGTTTATCTTGGGTTGAGCTAGTTGATGAAGCGAAACTCGATGTCCACCTTTTGACCATATGAATGTGCCTAATTTAGATGTGATTTTCCCTAATAGATTATTACTGATTGAAAGTATAGACCCAACAAACCACAATTTAGAATTCAGGTAGGTATTGGCAAGTATTACATTTTGATTAATATTAAAGTCTCTCGACATGTGCTGCCAGATGATTTGTGCAAACTTGTGTGTTGTAGCTTCCCAGTTTAGTTTTATGGTTAGACGTAGGGAGTTTGTGGAAAATATCCCTAAGATCTtaattttatctttatttTCTAACCAGTTGATGACGATATTATTTCTTCTAGAAACATTTCTTATATGAATTGAActacatttatttatgtttaatcTTGACCCAGAATCATGACCAAATTCTATGAAGGCTGCTCTGATACTCTCTATTTTATTAGGGTTAGTTGTAATGACCGAAATGTCGTCTGCATAGGCATTTATTAGGGCTTCTGGGCCGTTACAAATGTGCTCTAATTTTTATAAAAGTGGGTGTAGATATATATAACTTATaacttatatatatatatatatatatatatatatatatatatatatatatatatatatatatatatatatatatatatatatatatatatatatatataagttATAAGTATCTTCCACACATGTGGTTTTTATTGTCGTTCGTATGGAGTGAGTTAACGGAAGTGCCCGTTGCAACCGTCGGCAGAAGATGAGAGCTGGTGTTCCTCGTGTGCGCTATGACAGGTACAGAGTGCGTACGAGTGAAAATAGTACTACACTAACATGGTACAATATTGTCCTGCAATGTTGTACCAGTTATACCAGTTATACTAGTTTGCTGTTATAACTGCACCGGGGCCCTTAGATCGAGCGTCCTCGTACGATCCAGCATCAAACCGTTTACATTAATGGTTCTTTTACAATTTAATAAACGCAACATTATTACCatttaaaacttaaaattacatttttcttttcctttttacttTCGACTTGTGTATCCTAATAAATCTGCTATCTAGAAATGTTTTCCTACGATTATCTCTAACAATAACCCTTCTATAATTCGGTTTCTTCTTATCTTTGATTCCCTGTCTCTTATTATAGATACTTCCATTTTCTAGGAATGTAGGTTCATTTGTTCTGCTGTTATTATGCTTttctatgtttttattttggtaTGCCTGAAGCCTTGTAATTACTTCGTCAAATAATTTGTTCCGGTTTCCTGAAATTAGTTCCAAATTCAGAGGCCTGGTATCGTTTTCTTTCACTCCGAAAAACACTTCTAatggttttaaatttgttgCGTTATGAATAGTGGAATTGTAATGAGTGGTGGATATCTTATAAATTTCCTTATTGCTCAAATCGTTGTATTTGTCTTGAATACAAAGAAATATTTCTGTCAAAGTTGAATGAAACCTTTCGACAATTCCATTTTCTTCACTGTGGTTGGACGGTGTATAATTAACATGTATATCTAGTCGTTGTAGTAATCCTCTGATTTCGATGGATTTGAACGCTACTTCATTATCACAAACTATTAGTTTTGGTGTTCCGAAAGTGGTTAAAAGTTTCACTAGACTTCTCTTGACATCTACAATTGAACGGGATTTCAATGGTATTATCATTGCAAAACGTGATAGCTTATCAATTGCCGTTAGAAACATATCCGgtttggaaataaaaatatctaTGTGAAATACGTTCAGTGGTTTAGTCGGAATGGGAGAGTTGGCAAGTTTAATTTTATAAGGATGTCTTTCATACTTATTgctaaaacaaattttacacaAGTTAATAAAAGAACGTATTTTATCCTTCATTTTTGAACAAAAGTATGTTTGTATAATTGCATTATAGTTTTCTTCTATGCCCCTGTGTGCTCTATCGTAAGTATGTTCAATTATTTGGTTTTGCTGTTCTGGGGTAGTTAGGTCTTGCAACATGCGCTGTGAAATTCTTAATTTTGAAGGGTTCATTTGCGAAAAATAGGTATCCAAAACGTTTTGCATGGCTGGGATAATTTCCGTAGGGCATAAAATGCATGTGATTCTTGAACGATACAAATCATGTCTAAACATATCTAAGAAATCCAAAACATTAAATTCACGCCTCAAAATAGTTGTTCGATACACTTGTGGGAAAATTTCTTCTACCctttttacattttcatcACTATAGTCCAAAACTATTtggtttttaaataaattcactGGTAGTTCGGTCATTTGAAAAGAATGACCATTGTCACTTTCGGCTGAATGAGCAGTCATGCTAGAGTTGTTCATCTCGTCCATGCAATTCACCTGCTACGACATTTTGCTTGCCTGTTCTATGATGTATCTCATAATCATATTCTTCTAATCGTAGTTTATATCGACTCAATTTACTATGTGGGTCTTTTAGGTTCATTGCATATGTGAGTGGTTTGTGGTCAGTATAAAGGATAAATTTCCGACCATATAGGTACGGtctaaaatatttacaagCCCAATCGATGGCTAAAAGCTCTTTTTCGATTGTTGAGTAATTTTCCCCGTGTTTGTTTAAAGTTCGCGAGGCAAATGCAACGGGTTTGTCTCTTCCAATATTCCATGAGACAGTACTGCGCCAATGACAAAATTTGACGCGTCAGTGGTAAGGATAAAGGGTTTCTCGAAATCAGGGTATATGAGTATCTGACTACTGCTTAGAATTTTCCTGCATCTTTCGACAGCAGATTTGTATTCTTTGGAAACCACAATAGATTCTCCTTTCCTCAGCTGTGTTGCTAGAGGTTTTGTGATTTTGGCAAAATCCTTAATAAACTTCCGGTAATATCCAATTACCCCTAAAAATGCTCTTAAATCTTTCTCTTTTTGTGGAATTGGCCAGTTCTGTATCACTGTATTTTTTTCAGAATTTGGCCTTACGCCTTCTGGAGTCACAATATATCGAAGAAAGGCTACTTCTTTAGATAAAAAATGGCTTTTTGAAAGTTGAATTTTCAATGAATACTTCGTTAAAGTTTCAAAAATTTCTGTAAGATTTATCATATGTTCCGGTAAACTAGTGGAAAAAACAACGATGTCATCCATGTACGTAAGGCATTGTTTCCCAATATGACCTCGCAAAACATTGTCCATCACTCGTTGAAATGTTGAAGGCGCATTTTTTAAGCCAAATGGCATTCTAACAAACTCGTAATGAACGTTATCGACACTAAATGCGGTCTTAGGTACGTCCTTTCCAAATACCTCTATTTGATGAAATCCAGAAGCAAGGTCAAGTGTTGTGAAATACATACTTCTCCCTAACTTGTCTAGGATTTCTGTAATATTAGGAATTGGGTAGCGATCACCAATTGTTTTCTCGTTAACTCTCCTGTAATCTACAAAGAGTCTCCATTGAAGTTTACCTTGAGAATCCTTTTTCTTTGGAACAATCCAAATAGGAGAGGACCATGGGCTATTCGATGGTCGGATAATTCCCtattccaaaagctttccaatttGCCCTTGCACCTCTTCTTTGTGGCAGTAAGGATATCTATAAGACCTCGTATAGACGGGAATATCATCTTTTGTGTTTATGCGATGCTTTATAGGATTTTTAAACGTAAGTTTATCACCCTCAACATAGAATagtgttttaaatttagaaacTAATTTTTTCAACTTACTCCTTTCTTCAAAATTCAGATTATTCGTCTTTAATTGGCTTTATACTTCGCAAGGTTCGTATTTGTTGTTCGATATTTCCTGTGTATGTATTGGGACTTCGAAATTATTTAGGTTGCACAGAAAAGGCTGTAGaaattttattgttgttgtacaTATGTAACATGTGTTCTTGAATTCAATACATTATACAATCCAGGTAGAATAAAAACGTTTGGTAAAATTTCCTCTTCCTTTTCTAAATAAAAATCACCATTAGAACTAGTGGCCGTAATAGGTACAATATGCATCTTGTAAGGATCCAAAGTAATAATGTTAAAATCGGAAAATTTTTTAAGCATAGATATTTTTATACCAGAAATTTCTaactcattttcttttgtCAATATGTCAGCTTCTAATTTTCGTAATGTTTAGTAACCTATTAAGCCATCGAAAAAAGGATGGAAATCAAAAATgtagaaattaaatttacgaGATGAAGGAATTTTGGGAAAAGGATTAAATGCTACGTATTTAATGTTTTCCTACCTTTTTGGCGTTCAGGAGTAGCAGTTTTTGTTGTATACCTGATTCGTCCGCGTTTTGATTCTACGGTAATAAAGTCcgtcagttttttttcggcTAGTCTCTTAACGGATGATGTGATCTTTGTCTGTGGCCGATATTCTCGTTTTCATTCTCTGTGTCAGATACTGTCAGTATGTGTTGTGGTGAATATGTCCTCTTATCTGGTGTCGTATTGTTCACTTGTTTCGATGTGCCGGGTTGTGGTGATGCTGCACGTGTGCTTTTTGTCTGTGGTAGTGACGTCGTTACCGTATGGGCTAGTACTGTAACTGTTTTACTAATCCTGTTATCAGTAGCAGTGACGTTTGCGTAAGTGTTTAACCTCTCactaatgtttgttttttgagcTGTTAATTTCCGATTCTGAACGCAGGTCATACCGTGGTGTACGGCCTTGTCACATTTTCGGCACGTGGCTTGTTGTCCTCTATAGGTCGCAAGTGTCGTTTCTCCGTTTATTCGCACGTACGAAGGGATTGGTTTCGTTACTATTATCCTAACGTAACGAAACCCGTTTGGTAAGCCTGCACTTGGAAATGCTGCACTCCATACACCTTCGGCTACAGATACAACTTCACCTTAGTTGTACATATATTGAGCAATATCAGTGTTTGTGACGATCACTGAGGCGTCGTGGATCTTCACGATCGTTGAACTATCATTCATGGAGATGGCAATTGGGTACGCTTTTTCCCGGCTTTCTATCACATGCCGGCCGTCGTGTTTTTCAACGATTTCCAACGCTACGTTTGGATCCTTTATTTCGACATGCGCGCATGTCGATGATGTCTTTAGGTGAATTCTATTAAGCTGTTCCGTACTCAGATCGAGCTTGGAGTAGACGAAGTCAATCACCTTTGCTGAAAGTGGCTTCGTCGGCACGTTGGAGAAGTCCAACTTTATTGTGACCGCTTTCCTGAGCGACATCTTGGGTCGGTCTTTACACTTGGTTTAGATGTATTGGTTCTCACTGTTATTTTCGCTGGAGACTACGAATAGATACGTCTGCTTCGTACGAGCCTCAGAACCGAACTGTAAATAGTGGCCGATAGTTTAGGGGTGTGGTAGaattagagttttttttaaattattccaaGAAATTGCTTAGTTTTCCGAGAAGATAAACCAAAGTTGTATGTTTAACTTTCATCTCTGGTTTTGTTCCGTGAGCAGTATGGTGTGGTCATCTTAATcggcttgtttgttttgtctttttttgcttctccggACCTATCGATTGAAAATCTGTGTCGATAATGTTTCATCATACGGTTTTGGCCGGTAGGTTAACCAACCGAAACGAAAGCTTAAGGTGTACTAAACTATTCCAGTCTTACGCACGGGGGAATGCGGtcaagatgggatttgaatcccggccttgccatgtgaagaccaccgcagctgtagcgtcggccaccggactgtCTACCAAATTAGACACCCTAAAACAATGGGAAATGTTTCACCGAAGTGGTGAAGTGGCGGAATATACCGATTTAGTTAAATTCTTAAGGGAACATGCATCAGTGATCCGGgtcacgggtgatccgttgacaaagcaacagcatccggggtcaaagtcgacactgtcgtaagaagagaggcagaattttctgtagcagtgtccttcatctctgtctagccttgatggggcgagtgcggccttgctggcgttgggttcggaggtggtcggcgggttcaaccccataattagcagagaccctgctgttacgggatggaactcgccgatagcttctgtgttcggtgctggcttgatcgagctcgggctatcactgctgggcagtttgaggtcCACTTttcacaggcaaatgtttgtgctgtcacaattgttgttttccttctgttttgtttcaggccagatccgttacacggaaggatggagtccCGTGTTTACACATCttaaccaccaacacactcaacacagcaatagacccggaccaacaatagaactggacaatctcaccacaacctccacacatctacaaccgagcacgcccgggataaggcgaaatatcagggaggaaatgccttggtatttttttgtgtctttgaattttgtacttcgtcagcacatgcggtgctgacaataaggcttcaagccgtcatgcACTCGGCCTTTCAGTGTTATGTGTTCCGGAACTACTCAGTACTACAGCGATATGCGATGGCGAAagaattgtgtgtgtgcagtatCCAACCGGTAGTGGAACCACTCCCGAAGCTTCAGTTTATGTGAGTTCCACTCCTACCTCAGTTGTTAGTGAAAGACCAGTCAACGCAGTCATGTTGGCGCCAACTGACGTTCAGCCAGCCACTTCCGTATTGCTACCAACGGTATTGGTGACAGTGGAGGCATTAAATGGCAACACGACGATAGCCCGAACCGTGCTTGATGGCGAGGCACAGATCTACCTGGTTACGGAAAGATTCCCAACGAGACAGTTTTGACCGTTATCGAACAAAACTGTTCTCTGTGTCTAATCGTTCTCAGTTATTCCCACGCTGAGATAGCAACGCGAGAGATTGCGAGTACGACGGcggctttattttttctcagtCAAGAAACGGTCAGAGATTTGACCGTACAAACTCATACGCTGCACTCTCATAAGCGGCGGTTCTGTACatttgtgtgcgtgcatgttaaccgattttcttttctataaCGCGTCGCTGACTCTTCTTTACATTCTTCATCGTATTTTACCTTCGTTTAGTGTTATTGTGGTTTCATGTCAACTTGCGAACAGGCAGAAGTTTTGTGTGAAGTTTATGATTTTAcgtgaaaattttgaattttttttaaatatcggATATAAAACGTGCACGGAAAAGTGGAAGATTTTACCGGCGGTCGAACAAGTTTAAGGCGCTGAATCCATCAGTTGTAATTGGACAAGAAGCGACACAAGCTGAATCATGTAAGCCCATGTTGTGCTCAATGCTTTTGACAAATAATAAAGCATTGCTTTCATTCTAGGCCCCTAATCGTTACCTTTAGATATATTTGAAGATGAATACACAGCACCACCAATCGGTATAAATGAACCCCAAATTgaggaagaagatgaagcaTTGGTAAATAACATGTTTTTTgacaatgatgatgaggatgacgatagttttttgaaaaatgacAATGCCCTAACGCTAGATAAGTTGTCCGTAGTAGACGGAATTCGATATTGGGCATTGTCAACAAATGACACGCATAAGTCCATTGACATGGTGTAAAAGTTATTCCGAAAGGTTAATGTAAAAGTCCCTGCAACTGCTAAAACCTTGCTGCAAACGAAACGCAACGCATCGTCAGAAGTAATGGAAATTGGGGGAGGACAATTTTGGTATCATCGCATTAAAAAGTGTTTGTGCAATTACTACCGGTAAATAGTTTCAGAGATGTCAAAAAAATGGTGTATATTTAACcataatttgaaattttaaattattttcacgcATAGATACGACAAGCCGCCATCGAAGCAACTGACTCTGACTATATCCATTGGTGGATTACCGTTGCATAACAGTTCTGCAATGCAATTCTGGCCCATACTTTTTAAAATAGTAGAGGATTCACAAGCACCGGTAATGACTGCTGCTATTTTTTGCGGCTATAAAAAACCAGAGAGCACCGAACAATATCTCCGCCCAATGGTTGAGGaattgaatgatttaataTCCAATGGTTTAGACATGCACGGTGAAAATGTAGCCGTTAAGCTTTTGGCCATAGTTGCTGACAAGCCGGCAAGGTCGTTTGtgaaaggtaaaatatttttcaattattgcATGTAACAGCGTATAAAGcccttttttaatttatttttttataggtGTTACTAGCCACACCGGCTACGgaagctgtttaaaatgtactATTGAAGGAGAGTATGTGGGCCATAAAGTTACATTTGTCGGTTTAAATGCTCCAAAACGAACAGACCAAGCATTCAGAAATGACGCTTATCCCGGACACCGCAAAGTGTACACCCCTCTGTTGCACATTCTATTTTTCGACATTATTGAAGATATATGTGTAGCAGATCGGATGCATCTTATTGACTTAGGAGCAACAAAGCGGTTGCTTCTGGGATGGCGAGACGGTACATTGGACATAAAACGATGGACGGAAAAACAATGCGAACAGATTTCTGAGGCTTTTCAAAAAGTACTAAATGTTGGGCAGAGTAATTTGCACAAATAACAAGGATAAGTTCAACAGAACAAcagaaaaatagttttattaagCTAGACCGATTAGCGCACGCTTTTGACAGTTGACTCGAAAGGGAACCAGTCAAAGGATACTAAGATGTATCCGCGTGATGGGAAGTTGCTAGTCTGTCAGAAAAGACAGTTGCTATTGTCAGCCCTTGCAATGGTGAAAATAGCATGGCACATCTGTTGCTATCACAACACTcctcctcaagggatagtgcCATATCCTTACTGCAGTCCCAACATTCCCGAAAACTTTCGCTGCTTCGTAGCTCCTAAAGGTTTCGTGAGAATGTCGGCTGGCATATCCTCCGTAGGACAATACTCCAAAATCATTACTCCGCGATTACACAGGTCCTTGATGAAATGCCCGCGAGTCTCAATATGTTTGGAGCGACGACTGGATCGTTCAGAACTCACAAACTTCATGCAACTCTGGTTGTCTTCCAGCATTCGTGTGGGCTCCTCTTGACGATTGTCCATCTCCTCCAGCAAACTTCGCAGCCAAACCAGCTCTTGGCTCGCTTCGCTCAAAGCCACGTACTCTGCTTCCATCGATGACAGCGACACACAAGTTTGTTTCCCATCTGCAACCCACCGCCTTTCGGTCCGCTGGTAGTTCAACTAAGTCCCACGTTTTGTTATCCGAGTGAGACTTTAGTTCATCCAGCATTGCGGCTTTCCATTGCGCTTGGTTTCGGCAGGTGTTGGCTTCATACAAGGTTCTTGGTTCATACTCCTCCTTAAGAGTATTTCCGGTTGCATACGCCTCCTCAATCAAACGCACAGGAGCAACTCCTTTTGTAGATCGTTGAGAACGTCGCATAGTTTCGTCTGTAGGTGTACTCGGAGATGAGACTTCTCCTTCCGATGCACTATCGTATTGATCGGACTCTGCATCTTCACTTGATAGCGATGACGGAACTCGGAGCTGTGCATCCTGCGCATCGGAAGTTGATGGTAACACAAGGGGTACGTACACATTCTCATCAGATTTCACTGGTACCTGTATCTCATTCTCTTCAGCACTACACATTTCTACGAACTTGGCATCTCTGCTTATTGTGATGAGATCTGTGACCGGGTTTAAGAAACGATACGCCTTGCGGCCCTCTGCGTAACCCACGAATACCAGTTTCTCGCATTTCGTGTCAAGTTTCCGCCTCTTCTGATGTGGAATGTGAAGGTATGCTGTCGATCCAAAGACTCGGAGATGTGCGTAAGACGGCTTCTTTTTATACCATAATTCGAAAGGAGTACTCTtcaccgatgatgatggcaagCGATTCTGCAAATATATCGAAGTGCTGATTGCTTCGCCCCAGTACTTTTTGTTCATTCCAGAGTCTGACAGCATACAACGAACGGATTCCACTGCATAGCGATTTACTCCATTTTGTTGCGGTGAGTAGGGAGCCGATTGCTCGTGAACGATGCCATTGTCTACAAAGAACCTTTTTAATGAATTACTCATATACTCACTACCCCCATCCGATCTAATCGTCTTGGGGTAGTATCCAAACTGGTTCTTCATCAAGCTGCAGTATTCGCGAATCCTTTCCGCTGCGTCCGACTTATTCTGCAACAGGTACACCATCGTATGGCGGTTGTAGTCATCCACCATCAGCATGTAGTAACGATTGCCTCGAGGTGTCGCAACCTCCATCGGACCTCCCAGATCGGTGTGTACAAGGTCTCCAACAGCAGTGCTTCGATTTGTAGATTTCATCGGAAATGAGCCCCGACTCATCTTTCCTTCGCAGCAAGGTACACTCACAGATTCCACATCACAGTGATCCACCTTTAGTCCATGACCGAGCTCGTCGCGCACTATTTTCCTCAGAGCATCTTGATCGCGATGTCCGAACCTACGGTGCCATAAATGCACGCATGAAACACCGTGTTTTATGCCCGTCGATAACGCTTGCTCAGAAAACTGCTTTAGATGATACAGGCCACCTGAACGTTCACCAACCAGTACCACCTTTTCTCCCTTTACTACACGGCAACCAGTGCGATCAAAAATAACTTCAAAATCCAAATCAGTTATTTTGCTTACCGACAGCAAATTGGTAGCGGGCGAAGGTACATGGTACACATTACTAAGTGACACGTTCATTCGAGTACCTTCTTCGTTTACAGAAACTACTTTTGTATTTCCCACACCAGCCGAATCGATAGACTGTCCATTCGCTAATGTAATCGTAGATCTTTTCGATTAATCAATCTCATCCAGAATGGACACATTGCTAGTCTTGTGTGCAGTCACACCTGAATCGAAGCACCACAAACTTTTATCTCGTGTCTTATCAGTGAAAAAACACAAGTTTTCACTATTGACGGCAACTCTCGCTTTTTGGTTAGATACGACACTCGCGTTGTTCTTCCTATCGGCCGCCAATTTTCGACAATCTTTTCGGATATGTCCATTCATCTTGCAGTAGTGACatcgttttccctttttcttgtcAAGTTTGGTTTTGTCACCTCCGGATAGAAAAaacgctttttcttcttcagcacCATCCGCACGACGATGTCCTTCATCCAGCAGCTTTCCCTTGACGAAATCCATAGTAAGGTCAGTATCCGGTCTACACTCCAAAGCGACGATGAGACCGTCATACGATCTAGGCAGGCTGGATAGCATCAATGCAACAAAGGAAGGGTCCTTCATTTCCGCACTGGGTACCAGTCGGAGCCTCAATGACGACAATTCTTTAATGTGCTCATCTATGTTTCCACCTTCCGGCATCTTGGTGGCAAACATTTTTCGCATCACATGAATTTTACTCGAAAGGGACGATCGCTCGTGGTAACTTTTCAGCGCATCCCACATCTCTTTAGATGTATTTGTCTGCATGACATGGATGAGCTGACTGTCGCTCAAGGACAGGCCAATCAGTGCCCTCGCCTTCTCGTCGTTCGCAAGCCATGCGTTATCCGGCACCTCTGGCTTCGGTTCGGTGACCACTGCCTTCACCTTTTCCCGTGACAACAGAAGTTTCATTTTGAACTTCCATATCGCATAGTTTTTGTCACTCAGCTTTTCAACAGATACGTGCGATTCCGCCATTGTGATTTCTCAAAAAAACACGCTCAAGACTGACAAATCGGTTCACTACACTCGCCAATTTTTAACTGTTCTTTATGCAGGCAAAACTAATCACAATTGTGGAACCAGTCAAAGGATACTAAGATGTATCTGCGTGATAGGaagttgcttcttcttcttcttctgcgacactacaacctcgagaggtcgcggcctgccatttctggctttctgtgacttaattttacccgtagaaaagtagtcagcctttcgtacggggagacggtctggatgggatttgaaccctggccctgccgtgtgaagaccggcgccgctgtcg encodes:
- the LOC118515103 gene encoding uncharacterized protein LOC118515103, whose protein sequence is MVEELNDLISNGLDMHGENVAVKLLAIVADKPARSFVKGVTSHTGYGSCLKCTIEGEYVGHKVTFVGLNAPKRTDQAFRNDAYPGHRKVYTPLLHILFFDIIEDICVADRMHLIDLGATKRLLLGWRDGTLDIKRWTEKQCEQISEAFQKVLNVGQSNLHK